Genomic window (Centroberyx gerrardi isolate f3 chromosome 9, fCenGer3.hap1.cur.20231027, whole genome shotgun sequence):
tttttggcaAGTGTTTCTGCTCTGCCTGGCTACGATGCTCCACAGTTCCTCCACATCCGCCCTTCTGCTCAGTCAATTTGCTCTCACTTGTTCCTCTTTGTCATCTGCTGGCCAGAGGACGCTCCCAACTAGCCGAAATGCCTGGCAACTGTAACTAAGGGGCAGGCATAACTGGGCTAGGCTATTGGTTTGTGAAACATACTGGGGGCTGGTGGGGGCTGGTGGGggctggtgggggtgggggtgggggggtggggggggtgtatagggaggagagattgagaggaagaagtgggagggagagagggaaggaaagaagaggaggagagagggagaggagggggcttTAGTTAATAGAAAATGGACTGTGAGAGATAAGTAATATGTAAATAGGAAATGTGTCCAAATTTAGCTCTGGGAGAAAGcgagtgtgagagacagaataaTGTGGCAGAGAGCCTCAGGTGCAgccaggaggggaggggggcgagcgagaggctgagggagagagagcgaggagggagggagggtctgtctgtctgtgtgtgtgtgtgtgtgtggagagagagagagtgagtgtgcgAGCTAGAGGGAgtgtgtggagagggagggagggaagtgtAAGCCAGTCACAgcatctctccttctcactgCACCAGGGCTGAGGGACTCTTCGTCCCCTCGCTTCCCTCGCTGCAGATTTGACTCTTCATTTCCATCGGCAcagtcatcttttttttttcttcttccttttgcCTCGCCGCTTTTGACAGATACATCGCATTCATCTCTCGCCGTACGCCGGGATCTGAGGATTTATTTAGTGGGAACGCGGGTCGTCTGGTTTAACGAACTAAAAGGGGACGTTCGCAGAGGACAGCGCTGAAAACCGGGACTCCGACCGGGACTTGGTCTTTTCTTTATCCTTGCTGGAGTGGATTCCCCTTTTGTTGCGCCTGCCAGTGTTTTGTTCCGGGCGACAGACgtattgaaagagagagagagagatcaaggaGTTAAAGGCGAGAACGTAGGACCACATACCCCCGCGACTCAACAAAAAGCATATTTGAAAAGGACTGAGGCGTGTAGAAGTAATAAAATCAATAGTCGCAACAAGCACTCCAGAGGTGAGGACGACACAAAGggcgctccctccctccccgccgACGTTTCAGAATGTCACGGCTAAAACGCAACCAACAACAAGTTTATGGGATAAACAAGTGGAATGCCGTTTGATCCCCACACCCCTCCCTGCCGGCGCCTGCCACAGGATTGCTGAGGAGTCGATGTGAGAGGAGCGCTGAGTTATTCAGCTGGCCTCTCACTGCTCCTGGAGAGTCCTTTCACCTGCCTGCATGGGAGACTGACATTCACCACTTTCACCAGCCACTGGATaacttttacatttatttgtCTTTTGCATCTCGCGGTCCGGAAACACTTGGTGGCAAGTCTACGCGTTCAAACTTAGCCGCTTCCATAGCAGACCACATCTGATTTTTTTGACGCTCCTGGTTTTTGCCTCTCTTTGCACCTCTCTGTCTAGGGATGCCttgtaaacacattttcccCCCAGCACTGTGTGTGCTGAGAGAGCTGTGACATTATCTCCCGCGGAGATCCCCATGTTGTTCTagcctgtgtctgtgttttgattCAGACAATAGCTGGGCATACATGGGCTCCAGACACTGACCGGAGGACCACCAAAATAAGGGAAGCCTACTGTTAGACAGAAAACATAGAAGCACCCATGGCACTATGGAACTTTGGACTCTGTATCGGACGGTTGATTCAAATGCAAAGGCTGATATGGATGTAATTTTCCTCTCCTGACTTTGGTTTTTACCAAGAGAGACTATTTTCCCTGAGCAACAGCAGCCTGAAAATCAATTTTTGAATGTTGAAATGACCAGTAGAAGGTAACTGCTCTCTATACATTTGCTCTGATCTATAGGTGTgaaacagaagccacatgctccttacTTATTTAATCTCCGGTAAGGATCTGTTAAGAGGGGAGAGCGGCGTGCTTTGCCTCGTGCTTCCCCCTCCTTGAATGATTTCCTGCCTTGCGTCTTCTACGCTCTCTGCCCTTGTGAGGACAGCTTGTGCCCTCAGCCTCCCGGTGGCAACCCTCATTAGAATCAGGAGATGAGGCCACAGACTGGcaggcagagcagcagggaggcTTGCCTCTGGGATAGATGCTGGCCACAGCACTAATGCTAGCACTTTTTGTTTGCTGAAGGAAtacggcttttttttttcctccctacTCCTGACTGCTACCCACCCACTTCCTCCGCTAAGCATGACTGATTGGAAAAGGAGAGCTGAGCGGGTCGTCCTGCCTTCCCAGAGGCTGTATTGATTTTCCTCCAGTCAGTGTTCATTTGATTGAGACCCAGCTATGTGAGAGcgaggtgaaagagagagtgagtgtgctAGAGAGAGTATTGAGCTCCGTTTACTGAGGGAGGCTGCAGACGCCCGGTGAAGGGGGGCAGGGCGGGCAGGTCTCCAGTTACAGGCCATCTGCCTTGTGGGTGGCACGCCACAAACCTGACCCACCTGGACTGCGCCCAGAACAATGAACCAGTCCGAACTGACGACGGACCCGGTGCCCACTGCCAACAGCAGCCTGGGAGACCTCGTCCCCGGCAGGGCCTCCAACCACTCCTGTCCCCTGGGCTGGGGCCAGAACGAGGGCCTGGAGGCCTGCGTCCTGGAGACGGCCGTCATCGTACTTCTGACGGTGCTCATTATCGCAGGGAATCTGACGGTCATCTTCGTGTTCCACTGCGCCCCTCTGCTGCACCACTACACCACCAGCTACTTCATCCAGACCATGGCCTACGCCGACCTGCTGGTGGGCCTCAGCTGCCTGGTGCCCACCCTGTCTCTGCTGCACTACCCGGCAGGCGTCCAGGAGCCCGTCACCTGCCAGGTCTTCAGCTACGTCATCTCTGTTCTCAAGAGCGTCTCGATGGCCTGCTTGGCCTGCATCAGTGTGGACCGCTACCTGGCCATAACCAAACCGCTGTCCTACAACCAGCTGGTGACGCCGTGCCGGCTGCGTGGCTGCATCACCCTCATCTGGGTCTACTCTAGCCTGGTCTTCTTGCCCTCCTTCTTTGGGTGGGGCAAGCCGGGCTACCATGGGGACATCTTTGAGTGGTGCGCCCACTCCTGGCCCACCTCCGCCCTCTTCACAGGCTTTGTGGTGTGCTTGCTCTACGCACCCGCTGCGCTTGTGGTCTGTTTTACCTATTATCATATCTTCCGCATCTGCCAGCAGCACAACAGGGAGATCAGCGAGCGGCGGGCGCGTTTCCCCAGCCAGGAGATGGAAGCCGGCgagggcggcggcggcggcgggcaTCAAGGCGGGCACGGACCCGACCGGCGCTACGCCATGGTGCTCTTCCGCATCACTAGCGTTTTCTACATGCTGTGGCTGCCCTACATCATCTACTTCCTGCTGGAGAGCTCCCACGTGCTGGATA
Coding sequences:
- the gpr52 gene encoding G-protein coupled receptor 52 is translated as MNQSELTTDPVPTANSSLGDLVPGRASNHSCPLGWGQNEGLEACVLETAVIVLLTVLIIAGNLTVIFVFHCAPLLHHYTTSYFIQTMAYADLLVGLSCLVPTLSLLHYPAGVQEPVTCQVFSYVISVLKSVSMACLACISVDRYLAITKPLSYNQLVTPCRLRGCITLIWVYSSLVFLPSFFGWGKPGYHGDIFEWCAHSWPTSALFTGFVVCLLYAPAALVVCFTYYHIFRICQQHNREISERRARFPSQEMEAGEGGGGGGHQGGHGPDRRYAMVLFRITSVFYMLWLPYIIYFLLESSHVLDSPALSFVTTWLAISNSFCNCVIYSLSNSVFRLGMRRLSQTICSFSHCAADDRDFGEPKPRKRANSCSI